The segment GCTCCAATTCTCTATCAGCTTTATTGGCTAAGATAACCTCGTACTTAGCCTGGTAAAGAGCCGGGCGAATGTTATCCGTCATACCGCCATCCACAGCCACATACTTACGAACACCGGGTATTTCCTTGACTGAGCCGATGGTGTAAAGTGTGCTGCCGGCAGGACCGGCAATAGACCGGCCAGGTTCTACCAACACCCGGGGGGATAATAGCTCAAACTCCTCAGTTTTCTCTTTCACCCGAGCCATAACCATGTCGGCATATTCTTCAACAGCTGCCGGTTGGTCACCATCAGAATAATAAATACCAAAGCCGCCGCCCAAATTAAGTTCCTCAACAGCTAATCCTGTTTCCCGCTTAATGTCAGCAACAAACTGTACCATTACATCAACTGCATGCACATAGGATTCCATCTCAAATATTTGCGAACCAATATGACAGTGTACTCCCCGAAAAGAAACATGCTTTTCCTTGACTGCTTTCACCGCTTCCAAGGCCTGCCCGTTGGGTAAAGTAAAACCAAATTTAGAATCAATCTGTCCGGTCCTAATATAATCATGAGTATGCGCTTCCACACCTGGTGTAATACGCAGTAGTACTTCCGGCACGCAGTGACGTTCCCGAGCCAAAGCATCCAAAATCTCCAACTCATAAAAATTATCCACCACTATCCGGCCCACTTCATTATCCAAAGCCATGCGCAGCTCTTCAGGCGTCTTATTATTACCATGGAAGTAAACTCTGTCCATCGGAAAGCCGGCCTTAAGAGCTGTATATAATTCACCGCCGGAGACCACATCAAGACCCAGACCCTCTTCCTCAATAATACGACAGACTGCCGTAGTTAAAAATGCCTTGCTGGCATAAAGAACCTGGGCATTATGATACTTTTCGGTAAAAGCGTTATAATATTCTCTGCAGGTTGCCCGCATTTTCGTCTCATCAAAAATATATAAGGGTGTGCCATACCGTTTGGCTAAGTCTACGGTATCGCAGCCGCCCACTTCCAGATGTCCTAGGTCATTAATCTTCATAGTGCCATGAAATTTCATTTGGTTCCTCTCCTTTTTTGATGATTTTACCAATACTCTATGTAATATTATCTCTAAAAAAACAAAAAACGACAGTGAGCATTCCTCACCGCCGTATTATGGCGCACATAGAAACACCCATCTCTTTCCCAGGTAAGCGAGATAGTTCTCCACCGGACAGCCAGGGCAGCTACCAGTGACAGTCCTACACCTATTAAGCGTAGACCCAGCCCAAAAACAGCAGCGGTTTTTGGACTTCGGCGAATGCCCCTTTCCTATGAGATCACAGGTGCCCTCCTCACTCATAGTAGTAATGGCTAATTCGCGCCTCTACCTCACCTCCATCAAGAGATGAGGCATTAATATTCTTTTAAAATATATTAACACAGACACCACGTTATGTCAACTAATTTCCAGGCTAGCAATAACTTGACAAAATGGTGCCTGACACCATTTTGTCAAGTTATTGCAGATGGCATGTGCTGTTAAGCAGCGATATTATGGGTGGATGGTTTTTTGGAAATTTGATAATGTTCACTGCTGTATTCCCCTGCTCAATCTGCCACATGGCTTTAAGAGGCAAATCCAATACGGAGCAAAGAATGGTACGGATAGTAGCACCGTGGGAGAAGACTGCCACTTTACCGGCATATTCATTCTTTGCTACAATATCCTTCACCGCCTGATAGGCCCGTTTCTTAACCAGGGCAAAGCTTTCTCCCTCAGGCAGGTTTACTTCCGCCGGGTTTTCCATCCACTGCTTGACTATGTCAGGGAAAATCTTATTAATCTCTTTAAAGGTACGGCCTTCCCATGTACCGAAATTGATTTCCCTCAGTCGTCTATCTGCCGTTACTTTAATCGCTCTACTATCCGCAACTGCAGCAGCGGTATCATAGGCCCGAGATAAATCACTGGCATAGATGGCGGTATATCGCACTTCTTTAAGCCAGTGTGCCAATTCTTTCGCCTGTCTTCGGCCCACTTCACTTAAGGGTACATCCTGGTGTCCCTGATATTTATGGTCCTGATTCCACAATGTTTCGCCATGACGGACTAAATACATTTCAAGCATAATCCTTCTCCTTTAGCGTTTTAAATTCCTAATAGTTTAAGCATATAGCGGTAAGTATTACTGGGGCGTCCAACTCACAGCTTTAAGGCACGGGCTTCCTCATTAAAGTAATTCGGTTATCATGAGCTGCTAAGATTACTTTTACCTTTTATTTGTTATTCTAATTCATCATAATAATTCCTTGTTTTATTTGCCAACTTGCAGAGGGAAAAACCTTTTTGGGGGTAGTCATGAAGGAAAAAATATTGATATGGGAGAAACTAGTATATAATGCTTTAATCAAACAAGTATGCCAACTAAGAGGTGAAGAAAATATGTTAACAACAATTCTTTTTGATTTGGATGGTACAGTGACAAACTCACTGCCGCTGATCAAACAAACGTATGCTAAAGTTTTCAAGGAAATGGGTTTAAACTGGGGTAACGATGATGTCATGCGGCTGATTGGTCTGCCGCTTAAAGAAATCGGGCGGCAGTTTGCCGGTGAGCTTCGGGTAGAAGAGTTTTTTGATCGCTACCAATACTTTTACCGCCGAGAACACAACCGCTGTATGGAGGTTTACCCGGGCACCGAAGAATTACTTAACCAACTGGGCAAACAGTTTACTTTGGCTATCGTAACTTCAAAGAGCAAAGTGGGCACGGAAATGACCTTGGATTTCCTAAAGCTTAAAAATAAGTTTTCAGTGGTGATTACTGCTGATGATGTGGAAAAGCATAAGCCAGACCCGGAGCCAGTAGAAAAGGCACTTGCATCATTAGATGCTCATCCTGATGAAGCAGTTTTCATCGGCGATAGTCCCTTTGACATTGTCAGCGGTAACAATGCCGGCGTTACCACCATTGCCGTCAGCTGGGGCATGGCTGATGCAGCAGAACTGAATACACATCTGCCAAACTATCTAGTGTCCAGCCGTGAGCAGTTGAGTGTAGTTATTGAAAAAATCGCCCAGGAGGGCGCACTGCCCCAGAGGGTCTCTAAAAAATGAATACCTACCTTTAACGTGACTGCTTTAATACTATAAAGTAGGGTAAAAAGATATTCCGGAGGAAATTTCGCATCCGGAATATCTTTATTAGTGTAATTTTCTTTTAGCAATCAAATAATAATTATCGCCATCGTAGCTGCCATGAGGCTGATGGTGCTACGCAGCGGTATGGAAGTCTATATATAAATAAAGAACCCTGCAAAATGCACAGGGTTCATAGCTTCTTATTTATATTTTAGGGAGACAGGCCAGGCTCTGCTTGACACTTTCTTCAGCATAGTCCGCATCTTCCAGTTTATTACCCAGGTAAGCGTCGTAAGCAGTAAGATCAAAATGGCCATGACCGCTAAGGCCAAACAGAATGGTCTTTGCTTCACCCGCTTCTTTGCACCTTAAGGCCTCGACCACCGCACCATGAATCGCGTGGGAAGATTCCGGTGCCGGTACTATTCCTTCACTGCGAGCAAAACGGATAGCCGACGCAAATACTTCATTCTGACCGAATGCCTGCGCTTCGATCAATTTATCTTGGTAAAGCTGACTAACCAATGATGAAGCACCGTGGTAGCGAAGCCCGCCCGCATGAATTCCCGGTGGTACAAAATCATGGCCCAGGGTGTACATCATAGTGATAGGCGTCAATTGAGCCGTATCGCCAAAATCATAGGCAAAAGTACCCTTTGTCAAGGTAGGACATGCACTAGGTTCTATCGCTATAACCCGCACTTTTTTATTTTCAGTCAAATTATCTTTTATAAAGGGAAAACCCAACCCGGCAAAATTACTGCCGCCGCCGCAGCAACCGATAACTATGTCGGGATATTCGTCTACTTTAGCCAACTGCTGACGCGCTTCCAGACCAATAACTGTCTGATGCAGCACCACATGGTTAAGTACGCTGCCTAAGGCATAATTAGTATCGTCGCGCTGGGCTGCGTCCTCCACAGCTTCACTAATAGCGATACCTAAACTGCCCAAGGACTCAGGGTCTTTGGCCAAAATACTCCGTCCTGATTCAGTATATTGACTGGGGCTCGCTATTACATTGGCCCCGAATACTTCCATGAAGGATCGTCGGTAGGGCTTTTGGCTGAAACTAATCTTCACCATATAAACCGTACACTCTAGACCAAAGAACGCACAGGCCTGGCTCAGTGCTGTTCCCCACTGACCGGCGCCGGTTTCCGTGGCCAATCTCTTGATACCCGCCTGCTTGTTATAATAGGCCTGCGGTATAGAGGTATTGAGCTTGTGGCTGCCTGAAGGACTGACGCCTTCGTATTTGTAGTAAATCTTTGCTGGCGTATCCAACTCTTTTTCCAAACGGACAGCACGATAAAGAGGTGCCGGCCTCCAAGTACGGTAAATATCAGCTACCTCTTCAGGAATATCTACCCACCTGTCGGTGGTTACCTCCTGTTTTATCAGTTCCATTGGAAAAATTGCGGATAAATCTTCAGGTCCGGCAGGTTGCTTGGTGGCAGGATTCAACGGTGGCTTTGGCAGATTAGGCATATCCGCCTGAATGTTGTACCACTGTCTCGGCATTTCCCTCTCATCCAACAAAATCTTCACAGCTTCTTTTTTACTCATCTTACTCATCTCTCCTCTCCTAATCTAAAACTAAACTAAACTCATGTTTCCACTATTTTACTAAAAGCCGTCACCATTGTCCAGAGGTTTTTATGGTATTTCTTTGCAATTGCAATAACTTGACAAAAAGGTGCCTGGCACCTTTTTGTCAAGTTATGCGGAGAGGGATTGTTCCCATTTGCCGCAGCGGTCGCCCCAGCGGGCCAGCGGCTGTCCGTCCATACTGATCTCGATTACTTCGCAGGCGTTGGCGCAGCCGGAACATTCAAAACTTCTGGTATCGAACTGTTGGTCTACCAAAGAGAAGCCGCGGAAATCTGTATATCCTTTCTGCTTTACTTTTTCCTGGGCTAAGATTGCGGCCCCCACGGCCCCCATAACATTGAAATACTTCGGGATGATTACTTCCTGGCCCAATGCTTTGTTAAAGGCCTTGTGCATACCGGCGTTAGCGGCTACCCCGCCTTGGAATACCACCGGTCCCAAAATTTCCTTTCCTTTACCCACATTATTTAAGTAGTTGCGCACCAGTGCCTCACAAAGTCCGGCGATTATATCGGGCAGACTGTGCCCCATCTGTTGTTTGTGGATCATATCAGATTCGGCAAAAACCGAACAGCGCCCAGCCACCCGAACGGGGTTATCGGTACGCAGAGCCAGATCGCCGAACTCTTCGATGGCCACGTCCAGCCGTGCCGCCTGCTGGTCAAGAAAGGAACCGGTGCCCGCGGCACAAACGGTATTCATGGCAAAGTCACTGACAATCCCGTTACGAAGAATGATTATTTTAGAATCCTGACCGCCAATTTCTAAAACCGTCTGTACTTCGGGAACCATCTCGATAGCAGCAATGGCGTGAGCGGTAATCTCATTCTTCATCGTATCCGCACCTACAATCACCGCCGACAGGTTGCGGGCACTGCCGGTAGTACCTACCCCTGCTACTTGATAAGTCTGCCGCATATCCTTTTTTAATTTCATTAACCCGTTTTTCACTGTCCTAATGGGCTGACCCTGCGTGCGCAGGTAGAGTGACTCCATTATTTCCCTATCTTCATTCATCAGCACTAAGTTAGTGCTGACTGAACCCACGTCTAATCCCAGAAATACCTTCATCACTACATCACTCCTGTTTGAGCATATTTCTGCCGATAAATTAAATCTACAAATGCCTCCAAGCGCGTCACCAATCCAGCTTTCCCCGTTTGTTCATCCACGTAGATGCTCATTACCGGTATGCCGTGGTCCTTACTCACCCGCGGCAATATAGTCTGGGCCACAATTTCCGGCATACAGGTTAAAGGTGCCAATTGGATGACGCCGTCAAAGCCCTGCTGCGCATAGTCAACGGTTCCGCCCACCGTTTCCCAGCCGTGGCCACCGACAAAATGGTTAAGATAGGGCTTGGCCAGCTTTCGCAATCTTTTATTGCTTTTAATTGGGATAATACCTCGGAAAATATGATCATTTATCCACTCACTGAGATAAACTGAACGACTTACTTCAGCGCCCATTCGGCCTAAATGCCTTTCCATATCCAGATTTACAAAGGGTTCTAAAATGGTATAAATTTCTCCCACCACAGCAATTTTTACCGGCTGGAACTCCGTCTTTTGGGGCAGCTCCCCCATGTCTGCCATGGCCCGGTGGGCAGCTGCATAAATGTCATTCCTATTATCTACCTGTTCTATTTCCACAACCGCTTTATCGAAAATACGGTCTGCTCCTCCTTGGCTTTTCTCTCTCGGTCTTATCTGCTGCAGTTTTATTTCCGCCAAATCAATAGCCCGCGCCTTATACCAGGCCAGTTGTACCGCCTTTATTATTGTCGGCCAAGATTTACCGTTTGCCAGGGTGCGCACGTCGTACATCAAGTCGCTGAAACTTGTATCCGGCGGCTCTAGCACCACCATCTTCATATCTATTCCCAGATCATACAAAATTTCGCGCTGCACTTGGGCATAATAGCCAAAACGACAGGGCCCTAGACCCCCTGCCATGAGGATAGTGTCCGCCCCTATTTCTCGGGCTTCCAGATAGTTGCCCAAGTTAATCTTCAATGGAAGGCACGCAGATTCAGGGGAGTGCTGGGTACCTAAGGATAGTGTTCTTCTGCTACATAGAGGGGGCACAATCACCTCCAGCCCCACATGCTCCAACATTGCTTTAATAGGAATATGTATGTATCCCATACGGGGAACGGTTATTGGCAAAGAGTATCCCTCCTTACGATCATGTCCCAAAATGCTTCCAATCGGGTAACTAATCCTGCTTCTCCGGTGTGTTCATCAATGGTCAAAAATAAAAACGGCATAGTGCCGGCACGCCGGATATAGCGTTCCACCAGCTCACCGACAAGGGAATCGGGGCCGCAGCCGAAGCTTGCCACATGAATAATCCCTTTAATATCCGGTCGCTTCATTAAATGCAGCGCCGCCCCTATCTGGCGCTTACCCAGGGTCCAAAACATACGCTTAGGCAGCTTGGCTGCTTCATTTTCGATGATAGCATCAGGTATGTTTTCAGCCGTCACCACCCGCGCTCCCTGCTTGTGCAGCCGTTGAATAATGTCCATACTAATATGGCGATCGTAAATGTTATAGCCATGTCCCAGCAGACCAAGCACCGGTCGCTCCGTTTCCTGCTGTTCCTCATGACAATAATCTCTTTCGCCGGTCCACAATTCCAGGGCCTGCATAGGAGACTGCCCCTTTTCCAGAAGCAGTTCATACTGTTGCTGGGAGAAACGAGCCAGATGCCAGGCCTTACGTATTTTAATCCGACTGTTAGTGAGGTAGCTGCCCATTGTTACTGCCGCCTTCTGAGCTGCTTTTTCTGTTTTACTTAAATCAAAATCTACCTCTATCAAGTGGGGGAGCTTAATATCTGCCGCCTTAATCATGTCCGGCAGGCCCATGAATTTGGGACAAATATATTCTTTCTGGGCTGTACTTACCAACCGGGGCAAAAATAAATAGTCCACCTTATCAGCCAAATCTACCACATGCCCATAAAACAATTTAACCGGTAGGCATGCTTCATCAACTGCTAGAGAAACGCCCCGATTTAGAATTTTTTTATTAGTCGGTTGAGATAGCACCACTTCGGCCCCCAGATTATGAAAGAAATCACACCATAAAGGGAAGAAATAGTAGTAGAACAATCCACGCGGGATGCCGACTTTAACCATATAAGATACCTCCTTATATCTCTCATAGGGTTACCGAAAAACGCATGGAATATTCTGCTATCATCTCAAAGTATCGTCAAGTCTAAAACTAACGTAGGAGTGATTGAATTGTTTAAGCCGAAAAGAATCTTTTTCGAACAAGGTGCCCTGGAATATCCAATAGGTGAAAGACTATTTTCTTTATTTAAAAACAAAAACATTCCGGTGTCTATGCTCAAATCGCATAATCGCGTGACAGGTATTCCGGGGAAAAATCCCCGTGAGGCGTATCTCGAAGGCAAAAAAACTATGGTAGTAGGGGTGCGGAAAAGTCTAGACTTTGCAACCTGCAAGCCCTCGGCCCACTTTCAACTGCCCTTGGTAACCAGCTGCATGGGAAAATGCCAGTATTGTTACTTAAACACTCAATTAGGCAAGAAACCCTATATTCGGCTGTATGTAAACATAGAGGAAATTCTCGGCAAAGCAAAAGAATTGATTGAGGAGAGAAAGCCTGAGGTGACAGTATTTGAAGGCGCGGCCACTTCCGATCCGATACCCGTTGAACCATATACCGGCGCTCTACAGCAAGTAATCCAATTCTTTGCCCAAGAGCCCCTGGGAAGATTTCGATTTGTCACTAAATTTACCGATGTGGACTCCCTGCTTACCAGCACCCATGAAAAGCACACCACCGTCCGTTTTAGTATCAACAGCCAGCCCATTATATCTACTTTTGAACAGGGCACTCCCCGCTTAGAAGCCCGAATTGACGCCGCCAAAAAGGTCTATAGTGCCGGATATCCCCTGGGTTTTATCGTGGCACCAGTATTTCTCTATAAAAATTGGCAAACGGATTACCATACTATGCTGGAAAAACTATCCCAAGCTTTAGATAATACCGATGATAACCCGCCCCGCTTTGAAGTAATCAGTCATAGGTATACCCTGCGGGCGAAAAGCACTATCCTTGAAGTGTTTCCTGACACCAAGATTCCCATGAAGGAAGAAGATAGGCAGTTTAAATACGGTCAGTTCGGTTACGGCAAGTACCTTTACCCCAAAGAAAAAAGAAAACAGGTTATTGATTTCTTTACAACAGAAATCAATAACCTGTTTCCCAATGCAGCAATTGATTATATTATTTGATTACCGCAAATCTATTCTAAAACCTTATCTCTCAATACTGCCACAGCGGCCGCGCATTGAGCCCGGGTGGCATCTTTCTTCGGGCTAAACCCGGGGTAGAGTAACCCTTCTTCTTCGGCTGCCTTGATATAACCACTGTACCAATAATCACCACTACTGCTTTGTGCCCGTGCCTCTAATCCTAAGGCCCGTACCAGCATGGTGGCCACTTCCGCGCCAGTGATATTGTCACCCGGTGCAAAAATATCCTGGGCTTTTCCTTTGATTAATCCTTTATCAACGGCAGCCTTGACCACCGGATTAGCCCAGTGCGAAGCAGTCAAGTCTTTAAATTTATATGTTTTACCTGCTGCCTCTTTAGCATAACCCAATCCGTAGACTAAGAACTTGGCAAACTCTGCCCGGGTCACCAGTTTTTCAGGTTTAAATGTACCATCAGGATAACCGTTAAGTGTCCCGTCTTTGACCAGCTGCTTAACCGCCGGATATGCCCAGTGACCCTCGTTAATGTCCGTAAATTTACTCAATAAAGATAACCGGCGCAGCCGCAGGTAAACAGAATCACCATTTAAATAGTCACTCAAGGCAATCAAAGCCTGTTTTGTAGCCATCATATCCGTACGTCCACCGGGTATGTGGGCAAAAGAGCCGTCCGCCAATTGATAATCGATTATGGCAGTGATAGGATTGCTGCCGTCCGCCTTGGTCCAGCGCGGCGCAGCCGGATCCATTCCCAGCGCCATCAATCCCTGCACCACACTGGCGGTAGATTCCAGGTTTTCTGTGCCCCAATTAGCAAAACCACCGTTAGCAAGCTGCTCTTCTTCAAGATATGTCAGCGCCTTTTTAACTTTCTCACTGTCCTCGTCTTCGCCTAACAATGCCATCGCAACTAAGCTCAGGCCGGTCATATCCGACTCAGACTGTTTAACCGTGCTATCAAAATGAAAACCACCATCGGCATGCTGTCTATCTTTGAGCCACTGCAGGGCCGCCCGCTTATCAGGGATATCTTCACCGGCAGCCAAGAGGGAGATAATGCCCCATACGTGGGCATTAACCAGATACTCGCCGCCCTGGGTAATAGTATCAGCAAATTTACCGTCTTTAAGCTGAGTGGACCTGATCTCCCCAACCAAGTCATGACCGGCAAAATCCGTCGGGTCACCACCGGCGGCAAGAACACCTAACAGTGTACGCTGATAATCAGTGTTCTTCTCATCGTTAAAGGTATTGCCTGCTTTGACCTGTTGAGCTCGCCAGGAAAGCGGTGTATTAATGCCTTGCCGCCACCTATCGCTGTTCAAATCTTCCCCCGCGGCAAAGAGTCCTACGGCCCCCCAATCCAGTACCCCTTGAAAATCCTTTGCCCGATAATAGCCATGTAAAAAGGAAACCGCTTCCTCTTGGGCAGTGGCAGCTCCATTATCACCCGCTGCTGCAGGCAAAGGAACTGCAATTATCGTCGCAAGTAAAAAGAAAACTATTAAGAATTTGCTAAACCGTACCACTGAATCCCCTCCCACATTCTCCACATTATCATCCAAATATATCACCCGAAATTTGCGGTCAAAACGCCGCAGTATCTTTACCAAATCCGCACCAAACAAGCGCATAAATAAGACGTTGCTGACAGCGTGCATGGTATCCGGCCAAAAGCTGGTGATGTTGGTGGCCATAAATGACTGCCAGGTCAGGGGATAGACAAAAGCCAGCCAGTTCCACAAATTCATAAACCAACCGAATAAATACCCCCAAACAAAAGCAGATACCATCAACAAACCCTTAGCCCAGGACTTATCTTGGTACCGCCCCAATAGGCCGCCGGTCACGCCAACCAATCCCCAGGCCAACATCTGCCACGGTGTCCACGGCCCTTGGCCCAAAAACATGTTAGATGCAAGTGCTGCCGTAGCCCCGACCACAAACCCGGATTCCGCCCCAAATACAAGACCGGTAATCATTACTAAAAAAGTAGTTGGCTGCACACTGGGAATAGCTGCAAAAGGTATTCTTCCAGCAGCCGCCAGGGCAGCTAATGTGGCCACCAATGCTAATTGTCGGGCATCAGTGTCACCCTGCTCATAGCGAAAGAAAAAGTATGCCAAAATCGGGATTAGAATAAATAAAGATAGTAATCCCCAATTTGCTGCCCTGTAAGCGGACCATGCACCAGCGATGCCTATGGTAAGGATGACACTAAAAATTTTGGGCATTGCCGACACCCCCTGTCACTGTCATGGCATCTTCAAAGGTTAGCACACCGCAGCTGTTAAAAGCCCTGCTCAGTTGTGGTGTATACTGATGGTCACTGCCTAATACCTGATACCGATCGCCATCAGCGATAATGGCTCCGTCTTCCAAAATAATTACCCTGCTGCCAAACTTTGCAACAAACTCTACATCGTGGGTAACCATCATAATAGCGATTCCCTGCTGCTGCAGTCGGGCGATTAAATGGCCCAACTCTTGCTTCAGCGCCATATCTAACCCACGAGTAGGTTCATCTAAGAGCAACAATCGCGGTTCACTAACTAATACCGACGCCAGTGCTACCCGCTGCCGCTGGCCGCCACTCAAATCCCGTGGATAGCGATGACGAACCTCCCATAACCCCAACTGCCTCAGAGTGCGCTCCACTTGGCCATTGTCGGGGAGCTTCATGTTAGTCAGGGTAAATAAAAGCTCCTCTGTGACAGTATCCCGAAAGAGATAATCATTGGGATTCTGGGATAAATAGCCGACACTTCCCACCAATGCCCCGGCACACCCGTTTTCCACCGGCACACCGCAGACAGAAAGAGTACCTTGATAATGGGGCATAAATCCACACATGGTTTTAAGCAGGGTGCTTTTTCCCGCTCCGTTCGCGCCAAGCACCGATACAAACTCACCGGCAGACAGCCCAAGCTTTATTTCCTTAATGACGGGCTCTTCTTTGACATAACCTGCAGCCAAACTTTTAGCCCGAACCAGTAAGTCTTCTTCATCTGCACTAATGAAGCCCTTTTGACTGGTGAAACTTTTTGGCAGACGTTGGCTGATGTCTAACTTTACCCGAGCGGGGTCCATGGGGACCCTGCCTCTGTTGATGGTGGCAAAATACTTATAAAAATCCGGGATAAGAACATCATGCTGCACGGCCCAATGTAAAAACTGCTGCACCCCTCCATCAAAGCGTGGGCAGCCATCATGGAAATGAACAACTCGCTCTACAAAAGGCAGCACCCGCTCCAAACGCTGTTCCGCAATTACCACAGTCACTCCCTGTTGTTTGCTTAGCCGCCGTACCAAAGACATGAATTCAGCGGCAGCCTGTGGGTCCAACTGCGAGGTCGGTTCATCAAGTAACAAAAGCTTAGGACGGACAGCCATGACAGCGGCCAGGACTACTTTTTGTTTCTGGCCGCCGGAAAGCTGCTGCAGCGGAATATTTAATAAAGGAGACAAATCAAAATAACCCATTATTTCATCCAGGCGATTTCCCATTTCCGCAGGCGAGCAGCCGATATTTTCCATACCAAAAACCAGTTCCCGCTCTAGGCCGGTCATTAGCAGCTGTTTTTCCGGGTCTTGAAAGACAATTCCTATTTCCCGAGCCAGTTCCGGCCCTGCTAAGTTCCGCATGTCCTGGCCCATATACAAATATTTCCCCGCCAAGGTACCGCCGTAAAATTCCGGTGCCAAGCCGGCAAGCAGGCGCAGCAAAGTTGATTTACCGCTCCCAGACGGCCCGGCAAGCAGTGCCGTCTCACCCCGCTCGAGTGAAAAATCGCAGTCCTTGAGGGCAGTTTCCCCCGTGGGGTAGGTGTAAGTTATTTTTTTTACTTCGCATACCGCCATCGCTTCCACCCCCAATCCAACAAAACAGGTAAAATAATCAAAATTAGCATCCAGGTAAATAGGTACAACTGTTGTCCTTTTAAGCCAATATTGCTCATCCGGGGAAAATAGGACATGCGCACGATAGATCCAAATACAAACGTTGCTATTATGAGCACTAATAAGTAAAAGCTCGCTATCATATCCAAAGCCCCGAAACTATCCGGATTATAGGAGCTGCGCCTACCCTGCCCGTAACCCCTGGCACGCAGGGCCTCAGCGGCATCTAAACTGTTCTCCAATGACGATAGAACTAACACCTTTAGCAGTGGCAGCCGTATGCGAATCTTCTCTATTAACCCTCCCTGCTCTAGATTGACACCGCGGAGCTGCTGCACTCTGATGATTTCCTCCATCTCTCCCTTAAAGCTTGGTATCAACCGTACCGTCAATGCTAATGTCAGTCCCGATTTTGGCATAATCCTAGAAAGCAGTACCATTAGGCGATCAGGACCCACCAGTAGGTTAA is part of the Metallumcola ferriviriculae genome and harbors:
- a CDS encoding acyl-CoA dehydratase activase; translation: MKVFLGLDVGSVSTNLVLMNEDREIMESLYLRTQGQPIRTVKNGLMKLKKDMRQTYQVAGVGTTGSARNLSAVIVGADTMKNEITAHAIAAIEMVPEVQTVLEIGGQDSKIIILRNGIVSDFAMNTVCAAGTGSFLDQQAARLDVAIEEFGDLALRTDNPVRVAGRCSVFAESDMIHKQQMGHSLPDIIAGLCEALVRNYLNNVGKGKEILGPVVFQGGVAANAGMHKAFNKALGQEVIIPKYFNVMGAVGAAILAQEKVKQKGYTDFRGFSLVDQQFDTRSFECSGCANACEVIEISMDGQPLARWGDRCGKWEQSLSA
- a CDS encoding CoA protein activase, with the translated sequence MPITVPRMGYIHIPIKAMLEHVGLEVIVPPLCSRRTLSLGTQHSPESACLPLKINLGNYLEAREIGADTILMAGGLGPCRFGYYAQVQREILYDLGIDMKMVVLEPPDTSFSDLMYDVRTLANGKSWPTIIKAVQLAWYKARAIDLAEIKLQQIRPREKSQGGADRIFDKAVVEIEQVDNRNDIYAAAHRAMADMGELPQKTEFQPVKIAVVGEIYTILEPFVNLDMERHLGRMGAEVSRSVYLSEWINDHIFRGIIPIKSNKRLRKLAKPYLNHFVGGHGWETVGGTVDYAQQGFDGVIQLAPLTCMPEIVAQTILPRVSKDHGIPVMSIYVDEQTGKAGLVTRLEAFVDLIYRQKYAQTGVM
- a CDS encoding TrpB-like pyridoxal phosphate-dependent enzyme, whose amino-acid sequence is MSKKEAVKILLDEREMPRQWYNIQADMPNLPKPPLNPATKQPAGPEDLSAIFPMELIKQEVTTDRWVDIPEEVADIYRTWRPAPLYRAVRLEKELDTPAKIYYKYEGVSPSGSHKLNTSIPQAYYNKQAGIKRLATETGAGQWGTALSQACAFFGLECTVYMVKISFSQKPYRRSFMEVFGANVIASPSQYTESGRSILAKDPESLGSLGIAISEAVEDAAQRDDTNYALGSVLNHVVLHQTVIGLEARQQLAKVDEYPDIVIGCCGGGSNFAGLGFPFIKDNLTENKKVRVIAIEPSACPTLTKGTFAYDFGDTAQLTPITMMYTLGHDFVPPGIHAGGLRYHGASSLVSQLYQDKLIEAQAFGQNEVFASAIRFARSEGIVPAPESSHAIHGAVVEALRCKEAGEAKTILFGLSGHGHFDLTAYDAYLGNKLEDADYAEESVKQSLACLPKI
- a CDS encoding HAD family hydrolase, translated to MKEKILIWEKLVYNALIKQVCQLRGEENMLTTILFDLDGTVTNSLPLIKQTYAKVFKEMGLNWGNDDVMRLIGLPLKEIGRQFAGELRVEEFFDRYQYFYRREHNRCMEVYPGTEELLNQLGKQFTLAIVTSKSKVGTEMTLDFLKLKNKFSVVITADDVEKHKPDPEPVEKALASLDAHPDEAVFIGDSPFDIVSGNNAGVTTIAVSWGMADAAELNTHLPNYLVSSREQLSVVIEKIAQEGALPQRVSKK
- the lysA gene encoding diaminopimelate decarboxylase; translation: MKFHGTMKINDLGHLEVGGCDTVDLAKRYGTPLYIFDETKMRATCREYYNAFTEKYHNAQVLYASKAFLTTAVCRIIEEEGLGLDVVSGGELYTALKAGFPMDRVYFHGNNKTPEELRMALDNEVGRIVVDNFYELEILDALARERHCVPEVLLRITPGVEAHTHDYIRTGQIDSKFGFTLPNGQALEAVKAVKEKHVSFRGVHCHIGSQIFEMESYVHAVDVMVQFVADIKRETGLAVEELNLGGGFGIYYSDGDQPAAVEEYADMVMARVKEKTEEFELLSPRVLVEPGRSIAGPAGSTLYTIGSVKEIPGVRKYVAVDGGMTDNIRPALYQAKYEVILANKADRELEQTVSITGKCCESGDMLAWDVELPQTEAGDLMLMPCTGAYGYSMANNYNRLTKPGAVLVKDGQAELIIKAETYQDLIRNDVMPERLAKKKEVCLQSIG
- the cobC gene encoding alpha-ribazole phosphatase, producing the protein MLEMYLVRHGETLWNQDHKYQGHQDVPLSEVGRRQAKELAHWLKEVRYTAIYASDLSRAYDTAAAVADSRAIKVTADRRLREINFGTWEGRTFKEINKIFPDIVKQWMENPAEVNLPEGESFALVKKRAYQAVKDIVAKNEYAGKVAVFSHGATIRTILCSVLDLPLKAMWQIEQGNTAVNIIKFPKNHPPIISLLNSTCHLQ